In Heterodontus francisci isolate sHetFra1 chromosome 5, sHetFra1.hap1, whole genome shotgun sequence, one DNA window encodes the following:
- the elp6 gene encoding elongator complex protein 6 isoform X3, with protein MAVSLYITSFPFISKGVNLSAAREKGQLVFLEALRSSVDFMLGDRQDSTPHTLSPLQFLRMWASLARLAFIDYPKFNTTEWLARVKGQAAMPCHSHLNSSPNASLQPLYEFICISLLETSKTTWKFPVLIIDDLSVLLSLGVSTVNILNFMHYCRATVCSKLMGNLVMMVHDTEDLEDEENNFVVKSLSHQCHLILQVEGLTTGYCKDIHGQLKMACRSPSPVKSEKNVTKIFQYKIQDKNVTFFARGTSSAVL; from the exons GGAGTTAATTTGTCTGCAGCCAGGGAAAAGGGGCAGCTGGTGTTTCTGGAAGCACTCCGGTCTTCTGTTGACTTCATGCTTGGTGACAGGCAGGACAGTACACCACATACATTATCGCCTCTCCAATTTCTAAG gatgtgggcatcgttggcaaggttagcatttattgactatcctaagtttaatacaactgagtggcttgctagggtcaAAGGACAGGCAGCCATGCCATGCCATTCCCACTTAAACAG CTCGCCCAATGCAAGTCTTCAGCCTCTCTATGAATTTATTTGTATATCACTATTGGAGACCAGCAAAACTACTTGGAAGTTTCCAGTCCTGATTATAGATGACCTCAGTGTCCTGCTCAGCCTAGGAGTGAGCACTGTAAACATTCTGAATTTCATGCATTACTGCAGAGCTACAGTGTGCTCAAAGCTTATG GGAAACCTAGTGATGATGGTGCATGACACAGAGGATTTGGAAGATGAAGAAAATAACTTTGTGGTCAAATCACTGAGTCACCAGTGTCACCTGATACTACAGGTAGAAGGATTGACGACTGGCTACTGCAAGGATATCCATGGTCAG CTGAAAATGGCTTGCCGTTCCCCTTCGCCTGTAAAGTCTGAAAAGAATGTCACCAAAATCTTCCAGTACAAGATACAAGACAAAAATGTTACCTTTTTTGCCAGAGGAACCTCATCTGCTGTGCTCTAG